Genomic window (Cystobacter fuscus DSM 2262):
GCAGCAGCCCCAGCTCCCGCTCATCTTCATCACCGGCGTCTTCAAGGGCGGCAAGCACGCGGTGGACGCCCGGCAGAAGTACGCCCCCGCCGACTACTTCGAGAAGCCCTTCGATGCCGCCCGGCTGTTGGAGGCGGTGCGCCGGGCGGTGCCGTACACCAAACCCGCGCCGGCGCCAGCGCCGGAGGCCGCTCCCGCGGGGGGTGATGCCTTCGAGGACGTGGACCTCGACATCGACGTGGAGGAGGAGGGGACCCAAGACACGTTGGAGCTCACCGGCCGCGTCAAGGTGACGGGCGGCAACCTCACCGCGGAAATCCGTGGCGCGAATCTCACCGCGGCTCCGCTGGTGCCCTCGGGGCCCGCCGCGCTGGTGCGTCCTCCGCCTCCACCGGGAGGCCGCCCGGCACAGCCTCGGCCCGCGCCGGTGGCTCCTCCGAGCAGCCGCCGTGGAGAGCTCCGGGACAACCTGCCCGCGCTCATCACCGCCTTCTACCTGTCGCGCGAGACGGGTGAGTTGGGCCTGCAGCGCGGCAAGGTGAAGAAGGTGGTGTACTTCGAGCGGGGCATGCCCGTGTTCGCCCTGTCCAACCTGCTGGCGGACCGCTTCGGCTCGTTCCTCGTGCGCGTGGGGAAGATCAAACCCGAGCAGCTCGAGGACGCGGCGGCCGTGGCGGCGGCGAGCCAGCGGCGCACGGGCGACGTGCTGGTGGAGCGGGGGCTGCTCAAGGACACCGAGCGCATGTACTACGTGGGCCAGCAGGTGAAGGCCATCATCTACTCGCTCTTCGCGTGGGAGGACGGCACCTGGGTGATGAGCTTCAAGGAGAAGGCCGCCGCCGAGTCCATCAAGCTGGACGCGCACCCGGCCAACCTCATCGTCCGGGGCGTGAAGAAGCTCTACAAGCCCGAGCGCCTGCGCGGAATGATCCAGCCCGAGGACAGGCTGATCCCCTCAGTGGCCCCGGCCTATCAGCTCGAGGACGTGGACCTGGAGCGCTGGGAGACGGAGCTGCTGCCCAGGGTCGATGGCCACCGCACCGTGGCGGAGCTGCTCGCGCTCGCCAACCGTCCGGAGCCCGTCGTCCAGGGCTTCCTCGTGGCGCTCATGTCCCTGGGAATGCTGGAGCGGCAGGGCTGAGCCGAAGAGGCCGGACACGTGACGGTGTCTGTCTTTCGTCAGAAGAGGATGCAGTCGAACTTCTCGATGACGGCCTTGAGTTCCTCGGGTGTGGTTTCGAGTTGCCTGGCCAGGGTCGGGGCGTGTTCGGTCAAGGCCATGGTGCGGGGGGGTTGTTTGTGGAGCTTCTCCATGACGACGTCACCCACCAGTCCTGGCCACGTGGCGCGGCGGAGTTCGGGGGCTTTGCGGATGGGGTCCAGGATGGTGAAGCAGGGCCACTTGGGAAAACGTAAGGTCGAGGGGTCACAGCCCATGAAGCGACAGCCGTCCAGCCGCGCTTCGGAGAAATCACAGTCCTCGATGGACCCGTGCTGATACCACGGCAGGCTCGTGTACTCAGGCCAGTACCCAAAGTCGCACCCTGACAGGCGCCCCTTGACGCGGCAGCCCTTGAGGGACGCGGCCACCCAGGTCTGGTAGTTCTTCAACTCCTGCTTCACCTCGAAGGTACAGTCGATGAAGCGGGGTTGCTTGAGGCTCAGGCGCCGGGCGGACACCTTCAGCACGAGGGTACAGTTCCTCAGAATCAGGTTGGGGCCGAGGATGTAGTTCGCCTTCGGGTCCGTCAGCTCCAGCCGCTCGTTTTCGATTTCCCGGTCGTTGAAGACGATATTACCGAGCCAATCCATCGCCGCCCCTTCAGAAGGTGAGCATCCGGAAGAACTCACCCGCCATGCGCCTGCCATGTCGTGCGAGGTTCGACGCCGTCCCTGAAAGAATCTCGTACTTGCGACCGTTCGCCGGGTCAACCACGTCGACGCCCTTGCTCAGGCTGAAGTCGTAGAGGTGCTCGAACTGCGTTTTCACCTGCTGTTGCACGTAGCGGCCCCGGGCCTCGCGCTCCAAGAGGCGCGCCTGCCAGTACTCGCCCTTCTTCAGGGCCCGTTCAATGGCCCGCTGCTCGTTCCGGCTGAGCTTGTCTGGCCCCCACTGCTTGGCGGCACGGGTGACGGCTTCCTGGAGCTGGTCGCCCACCTTGTCATGGGGCGGAATGTCCGCGAGAGACTTGCCGCGCGGCACGTGCCAGCGCTGGCCGTCGCTCAGCTCCATCTGTCGGTTGCCGCCTCGGTGTTGCAACACGGTGGTGGCGGAGCGGCCACCTGGGGCCCTTGCCGCCCCTGGGCCCGTTTTCTGCTTGAGCAGCACCACCGCCAGCGGGCCCTGCGGAGACAGGGCCACCGTGTCCACCGCCACCACCGCGTGGGCCAGCGCCTCGCCCTGTGCCCACTCCTCCACGCCCGCCCGTCGCAGCACGCCGGCTCCGCCCTGGGCCTCCCAACGCGCCGAGGCCAGGCCATGGCCCGGCAATGACTTCACCCGCGTCGCCACCTCTCCCAAGGTGCGCCCGCTGAGTGTGGCCACCGCCAGAATCATCGCTCGCGCCGCGTCCTCGCCCAGCACCCGGCCGAAGTCCGCGCCCGCCGCGCGCAACTCCGCGAAGGTACTCGCCTCGTGCGCCGCCATGGCCATTCGGCTGTACCCGTCCATCAGCCCCCACACGGTCTCCAGCCCCAGCCAGCCCACCAGAATGACTGTCAAGGTAGCGGCCAGGGCCTTGGTGGTCGGCTCGGGTGCCACCCAGAGCAGGCAGTAGAGCGTCACCGTCCAGGCGACCAGGGACACCACTGCTCTCGGGTCCAGCAGCTCGCGCGCCAGGGCCGCGCGTGTCTCGTCGAGTACCGGGCCCAGGGCCAGCGCCAGCGCCAGGACGCGCCGGTCATCCGTGCGCAGGAACGGACCGTCCTCCAGCAGGCACAGGCAGTCCCCGCCACCTCGGGGCACGCACCATGAGAGATAGCTGTCGCGCAGGGCGGCATCGGCCTCGGGTGTCAGGGGCTCGGGGCCGAACTGGTCCAGGGGCACGAAGGTGTACGTCCGCTCACCGTAGCGCTCCATCAACCACTGGCCCGCCATCTCCATGTGCTCGGCCTCTGGCGGGAGCTGGTGCGAGAGCGAGATCAACTCGCGCGCGGTTTCGCGAGGGCTGCCCGTCACTCGCATGTCTCGGGAGAGCCGCTGGAAGGCGCGCCGGAAGTCGGCCGGGAGCAGGGGCACGGGGCGGGAGGCGGAGGCGCTCGGCTCCAGGAAGTCCACGGTGTAGATGCGGGCTGACTCGAAGCCCGGCTCGGCGGCGAGAGCGACTCCCTGCCGGAGGGTCGGGGGAGGCTCGGACGGCGTGGTTCGGCCCGTCGAGAGACTGTCGCGAGGCACACCCGTGGCACACGCACTGTGCAGCAGGAGGGTGAGGATGAACCAGACGCCCACCAGGGGGCGCAGGCGGCTGCCCACTGGGAGTGAGCCAACAGGGTTCAGGGACACGGCTCACCTCCGGCGGTGACGTGGTTTGTCAGCCATCGCTCCGCCATCACATGGACGTGTGGGCGTGCTCGTCAAGCGCGATGAAGGTGTTCAAACACCTCGTCATGGCTTCTCGTGTCGTCGCGCGAGGGGGCGCAACCGCTGCTCGGTCGGCGTGCCCGGGCCAGCGGCCCGCTGAGTCATTGCTCGGCCGCGGTGGCGGCTCCTCCCGCGCCACTCGCGGCGGCCCCGCTCTCGTTCCTGTCGGGGCCTCTGTCATTCCAGGTGTCGTCTTCACTCTGGGGCGCCTCGGAGTACTCGAGCACCGCCGCCCTCCATTGACGCGAGCCGCAGCGGTCACAAGCCTGTCGGGGCGGCTCGTCGTGCTCGACGGTCGTCGCAGTAGTTGCAGGTCAGGGATGACGGCATGCAGGCTCGGCTCGGTCTCGGGCGTGGGGGGAAGCACGGAGAGCCCGGGCTTGGATTTGTGGTCTCCACGTACACGCGTCTCAACTGACCCAGGTGCTCGATGCCCGAGGCCCGGAGCGGCAACGGCCACGACCTCAAGTATTGGACGTGTTCACCCTCCGCGCACGCCGGGCACAGTCGATGATGTGCAGGAGGAAGTCCCGGTGCCCGTGTGGTTGGAGTGACAGGATGAAGTCGGCGCTTCCCGGCTGGTCCGGAGGGTAGAACACGCCCGGGTTCGCGTTGCAGTCGAGCATGAACAACTGGCCCGCGTCGTCCATGCGGATGTCACAGCGGCAATAGCCGCGGGCATTCACGGCCGAGAAGGTCCGCTGGGCGATGTCACCCAACCGCTTCACGAGTCCCTCATCGGTCACGGGACGGGTGTTCATGGCCTCGTAGTTCATCCACTTGAGATCGAAGTGCTTGAACGTCTCCCCTTCCGGAAAGTGGATCTCCACCGGG
Coding sequences:
- a CDS encoding response regulator; its protein translation is MAPRILVVDDNPELLSLLVQLLEDEGYEVSGVGRGAQAVEKARGQPPAAAVLDLLLPDMMGFQVADALRKQQPQLPLIFITGVFKGGKHAVDARQKYAPADYFEKPFDAARLLEAVRRAVPYTKPAPAPAPEAAPAGGDAFEDVDLDIDVEEEGTQDTLELTGRVKVTGGNLTAEIRGANLTAAPLVPSGPAALVRPPPPPGGRPAQPRPAPVAPPSSRRGELRDNLPALITAFYLSRETGELGLQRGKVKKVVYFERGMPVFALSNLLADRFGSFLVRVGKIKPEQLEDAAAVAAASQRRTGDVLVERGLLKDTERMYYVGQQVKAIIYSLFAWEDGTWVMSFKEKAAAESIKLDAHPANLIVRGVKKLYKPERLRGMIQPEDRLIPSVAPAYQLEDVDLERWETELLPRVDGHRTVAELLALANRPEPVVQGFLVALMSLGMLERQG
- the sitA5 gene encoding SitA5 family polymorphic toxin — its product is MSLNPVGSLPVGSRLRPLVGVWFILTLLLHSACATGVPRDSLSTGRTTPSEPPPTLRQGVALAAEPGFESARIYTVDFLEPSASASRPVPLLPADFRRAFQRLSRDMRVTGSPRETARELISLSHQLPPEAEHMEMAGQWLMERYGERTYTFVPLDQFGPEPLTPEADAALRDSYLSWCVPRGGGDCLCLLEDGPFLRTDDRRVLALALALGPVLDETRAALARELLDPRAVVSLVAWTVTLYCLLWVAPEPTTKALAATLTVILVGWLGLETVWGLMDGYSRMAMAAHEASTFAELRAAGADFGRVLGEDAARAMILAVATLSGRTLGEVATRVKSLPGHGLASARWEAQGGAGVLRRAGVEEWAQGEALAHAVVAVDTVALSPQGPLAVVLLKQKTGPGAARAPGGRSATTVLQHRGGNRQMELSDGQRWHVPRGKSLADIPPHDKVGDQLQEAVTRAAKQWGPDKLSRNEQRAIERALKKGEYWQARLLEREARGRYVQQQVKTQFEHLYDFSLSKGVDVVDPANGRKYEILSGTASNLARHGRRMAGEFFRMLTF